One Aegilops tauschii subsp. strangulata cultivar AL8/78 chromosome 2, Aet v6.0, whole genome shotgun sequence genomic window, TTGGAAAGTTGTTGTAACTATGGTGCATAAAATGGAACCTCCCCCCATCTAGCATGCTACATTTTCTTCACAATAACTCAATATTGCAACAAAAATGTTGATCCAGCCCCCATTGACGGATGCTTGCAATAAAAGTTGCCTTAAAAAACAACACTATTACTACTTCAAATCGAATTCATAGTCACCAACATTTTGTTAAATCAAATGAAGCCTATAGATTCATAAGTAAGCCAACACTATATGCACAAGTCAATGACCTAGATCGTTCAAAGGAAACGACGACTACAGACTATAGGGAACGACCCGGGGAGGCGAGGCACTCTGAAGCGGCCACAGGCTAATGTTCTTGTTGCCCATGTGGAGTGACACGGGCGGCCGAAACGTAGGCAGTAGCGTGATCCTTGCACCATCTTCTCAGCCGGCACACGAGAGAACAAAGATATACAAGTGCACGCCACAACAAGATTCTGCAGGGTAAATAAACATAGATACATTTAGCCACCCGCAAAATAGTGTAATAACAGATATAGTTAGCGTACATAATTAAGATTTAGAACAGCTGGAGCAATTCAAGCAGTCATTTATATCTATACTATTATTAAAAGAGCAAACATAAACTCCTCTAAAGTCACACAACAAATTGTACATGGGGTAATCATAACCTTTTGATCAAATCAACTTAAACGCATCCTACTGTCCATATTAGATCAATTATCTGTCACCCAAATCAACGTCTCGGATCAAATGTTCCGCCAAGCAGACGCGCTGGTTTGTCAACCGTCCGCGCTCGCATCCCTCTAATCCGCGCGGCCCTCTCCTTGATTTTGCGTTGCAGTTAGTCCGTGATACGATCCCCTTAACAACCGAAAtcttcctctctttttttctctccaCCTCTTTCTCCCGAAAAAAAAACTGCTCCCTCCCCTCACCCGCACACCTCTCCCCACGGCCCCGtcgcccgtcgcccccgccgctcCACGCGACGGAGGCCATCTCTCCCCTATTTCCCTCTTCTCCCATCCCACAGGGCAAGTGCGTGGCAGAGCAAGGAAGGACGACCGACATCTCTCTCTTCTCCCTCGCCCCGCTGCACCTCACCACAGCCTCACGCTTCCAGACGCTCGCCTCGAAGGAGGCAGCCGCCTCAACCGTCTCCACGCCCAGTGGGGCGCGGGGAGCGGGCTGCTCTCGCTGCTCGACCGGGCGcttaccgtcgaggagcagtacTGCCGCCAGCGCGCCCAGGTGCAGCGCAAGGGCATGGAGGCGGAGGGGTTTGGCATAGAGGGGATCTCGACGGGCGGGCACGAGACCTGCGTCACTGCGCCGTCCCCATTCTGTGGCAGTGGTTGATTCAGCAAAGATCTGTACACTGCTGACATTTTTTGTTTCAGCAGCTTGAGTATTATCTTCATCTAATTGCTTGTCAAGTTGCTAATTGGAGTCTTCAGATTCTTAGTCACATTGTAGGTGAAGTAAATCTGATGTGTGACACCTTTGAGTTTTCACTTTTCATCTTAAAGTTGAATCTAGATCGCTAGAGAATGATCCTGATACATGCAAACAAATCTGATTTAGTCACTATGTGATTACTTAGACCGGTCCTGTATTTTCCGGGTTGGTTCAGCAATGATACTAATACATGCAAACATATCTGATTTATTCGTGTGCATTTCAGTACCTACTGTTAATTAAGTTTTTTCCTTCCCCAGGATCCTCAAATTGTCAAGCACACATGGTACAGCCATCAAGTTCTGGGATATTAGCTGGTAATTGAACTATCAAACTTGGTAATGTTCACATAATGGTTTCCATCATCTATCTGATTCTGTTTCCAAACTTTCCATTATAGTTGTTTGTTTGTCCACGGATTATGTGTACTCTTGGATAAGAAATCTATTCAGTCTATGACACTGCATCCAAAAGAGTTGGTACCCACGAGTTCATTTTCCTACTTTGTACATTGCTGGAAGCCTAGAACCTTTAAAATAATTTATATTATGTATGAAATCATTTGCATCAGCAGCTGCCGACAACATAAAAATGGTTAGCCTTCCAATGCAAAATTCTGCACATTTTCACCTTGTTTATAAGTGGAACGGTTTGTTATTTATTTAGCTGTAATTCCAAACATTTAAGTACTGCACTATATGTTCATGCTACTCAAACTCCATTGTTTATAATCAAAATACGTTTAGAACTAATTTTTTGTTTGCTTGATGCCCTTTTTTTGTGTGAATTTTACAATTTTCTTGGTGGTGCAGTGATTCTTTTTTTCTTGGAAAGACCGGCATCTTCAATCTTTTTTGCTTGGGACTTACGACTTGAAGCATGAATTACTAATTTCATTTCTATATATTAGCAACTGAACTTGTCCCCTTGTATGAAACTTCTCCCATGCAGGCTTTAAGTTTTCAAGTGCAGGCAGTCTTTTAACAAGGGATGTATGTCAGTAGTGATATGCCGAATACCATGGATatatgttcactgcagataagtTCTTTTCCTGAAACTTACAAGCACAAACTTACTTAGTCAACTCAAATCTTCGCACGGTTATAAATACAATACTTTACTATAAGCAATAATGCTTGAAGTTTTATCAGTTTTCAACACTATCCGATTCTTCGAGCCATTctctaaaaataaaaatgaaCTCCTTGAGTGCTTTCTTACCAGTGCCTCTGGCCAAGCTTGTTTTTTTCCTAACCTTATTATAATCCAGTATTTCATATGCCATCTAATGATCCAAGGTCTTTATAGGAAAAACAATGGCACTTTTAATGCAAGTTCACTGGACGACTACCATATCTTACTATACTTTTGATTGCTTGGATGAAGTTGGATGGGAGATCCCCATCCAGTTTTTAAAAGCCATGATTTTGTTTCGTTGGTTGGGTGAACAAGATAGTATACCATTAAAACTAATTTAGCTCCAACCAGGGCAAACAATTTGGTAAAGAAACTGAGTGAGCTGGGCCATTTCTTGCTCGCACTGGTTAAGCTTAAATTTCCATTTGATATTCATTTCTTAAGTAATAAAGGAATTCCATGCAAAATTCTGCACCAAGCATGAGCCTTCAAAGTTAAACATAACAGTCTTTGATGATACAATGAGAAGGAAATTTAAGCCAACAATGCTGCTGATTGGTGGCTCTGCTGCCTCCAATGCTGCTACTCTTGGATCATTACTCAAGTATGTCTTGCATACATGATCGTTGATGTAGGTGTTGCAGCTTCTTCAGTGCAGTATACACTGACTAACCGGGAGCACACTTGAATTACATGTTTTCTCCTTTCAGCACGCTTGCTTGTTGTCAGCTATCGTGCAGAAACTTTAATCTATTGTGCAGAATACATTTCTTCAGAGAAACCGTTGTTGTGTGCAGAATATATTTCTTCAGAGAATGTGTTATTGTGCAGAAACTACAATGAAGTTGTCGGCGGAGAAGATCCAGTGAACCCAACTACAACATTCCCCCTTTTCTTTAGAGATGAAGGGACCATTTGTACTCTCTCCGTGCCATGCCTGCGTGCATGATTACTCAGTATACTCATGTTCATTTTTGTTATGTTTCTGAACATGTATATCATTTATGTGGGTGAACCGGTGGTGTCCTTTAAAAATACATATTGTTGTGCATCAATTTCTTCATGGTCATGCCTTCTtctatttttaaaaaaattcataaTATCAATGTAAAATTTATATTCGCATGACTTGTTAATTAATCACAATAAGATATGTCTATACCACTTGTCAATCATTGTTGGCAAGGATTCGAAAGGGATTTGGTTAAGAGAATCATGACATACTTCTTTGAAAATTTCCCTCAAAAATTGTCGGTTTACTCATGATTGATGACAAATATGTTCACTCAGTTTTTAGACCAAGTAATATTTTTTGTATCACACGATAATACGTGCATTGCACGTGCACACTTACTAGTACAAGCATAATAGTCGAGTTAACTAAATGAATTAACAGTTGGGTTAACTAAAAACTAATGTTCATTAGATTGACGTATGTACAGAAAGCCCAAATCTAAATTATCGTCCACTAAATGCACTATAGGATTTATACATAGACGTAGGCGAGCCTAAGTACGTCTTGCAGCTCTAACTAAAATCCTCTAGCACACCAATAAATCGCATGAACTGATGCTATGGACAGGCAGGCGTACGAGCTGCGTATCCATTTGATCGTAGCGGAATTAAGCACAAGGAAAGAAAACTCACAAGGCCAGGGGCCCAGCGACAAGAAGTAGGAAAGGCCCCAAAAAGTCCCAGAGCGACAAGCCAGGCTCCGGCACCGTCGGAATCAGCACGGCGTCGATGAGGTAGACAACGAGATGGCCTCGTTCCGTGACGGCGGCGGCCACGAAAAAAGTGTCAGCGTGCCTCTGTGCTCACGGATGGGGACCATCTGCCCCCCATCAAGCGTGAACACCCGCCCGTCGCTCCTGAGCATCTCCACGGAGTAGGCCATCGTCAGTCCGTGGTACAGAACAAGCACGACCTGGCCGTCGGCGGTGAGGCCGTTGAACCTCGGGATGAACGCCGCCACCGCCTCGTCGTCCGGGCAGAAGATCGTGAGCCCCAGGTCGCTGCCGCTCTGCTCGCGGAACGCCTCGCCCACGCCGGCCGTGGCGGTGACGAGGCCGGCGAAGGCGCCGCACCCGCTCTCCGACAAGAGCATCGTAAGAGCCTCCTCCGACGCCTCGGGTGGTTGCCCCTCGGCCCAAGCCTCCTCCGACGCCTCGGGTGGTTGCCCCTGGCCCTGGGCCCAGGGGACGAGCATGAGGAGCAGGATGCTGTAGGAGGCGATGGCGGCTCCGGTGAGCGGCGCCATTGTGCTTCTCCGGCCCGCGCTCGTCGTCCTTGGGTGTGTTCCTCTTCCCTGAGAAGTGAGGAGGATGGAGATGAACAGGGGAAAAGAGGGTGTTTGGCCGGCCTTCAACTGCAGACCCAGTGCCTTAGCCTATCGCAGCTACCTCGATTCCAATTCTCTTTGGACACTCTCCATGTGCCCCCTTTTCTCTTTGGCATTCAACTGGAAATGTGGTGGTGACGACTCAAAAGATGGCGTTGGTGAGTGAATGCGCGTGGTTGGCTCTGCTACTAGTATCCCTCAAATGGTTGGCTTCGTAACTTCGCTGCACAAGATGTATATCTCTGATTGAGGAAATGTACACCGGTGGGCCTGCCCGGGCGTATGAGGAGTACACCTTCGAAATCCTGGAAGATCAAGATGCAACTCAACTTATGAAGTTTCTGTAGATGCATCAGAATCTTCGAGATCATCAGGTGCACGCGCACCTACTCAATGACCGTGTGGAGCATATGTGGACCCACAATGGAAATCAAAAAGCTGATGTTTGAGTTGTGCACTTAAAATAAATTTTATGTAAACACTATTTATGTTTGGTACCAACATTTATTATTTACGTGCGACATTGGTTTGTATGATCGACGTGTATAGATTTGAGAGTCCGGATTTGAGATATGTGGATGCCGGGAGTGAAATATGAGGGCCCGTCCGAATGCGTCCGCGGGCGTGCCCTGACGCGTCCACGGACGTATAGGAGGCGGATTCGCCAACTCCAACTGTAGATGCTCTTAAGATGAAGCAGACATAACTTTTTATGATTATATAAGAGTCAGGCACGAAATTTCGATTTGAGCCAGAGTTAGCATTTCGGTATCGTTCTTTTGAATTATCGATGAGTCTTGGGCCCTTATAATCAACAATTCTTGTTTAATCTCACAAGCTAATTTAGGTGCATGGCAGGGAGGAAGCTTTAGGGTGTGTTTGTTTGGGCTGCAACGGCTCCGACTGAAAGGAGCAGATGTAGCTGCTAGCTGTGGGTGAAAGATTGGCATTGAGATGCAGTCATTTGGCAGTTGTGTTTTAGTAGCTGCGGCTGGTGCTGAAACGTACTAAAATGACGAGAACACCCTCTGTTGTTCTGTAGATTGGTTTTAAGTGCCAATTTTACTGTTTTAATAGGAAATGACACGATTAAGAGACGTTTTTGTTGTAGATGGTATATTTTTATGGGCTTGGTCATCAAAATTCGGCCCCTCAAACGCTCGCGGACACGTCCAGGCATGTCTGTGGACATTGATCGGACACTTCTCAAATATCATCGTCCACAAATCTCATATTCGGTACCCTATATCCATACTAAAACATGCATCATGAATAAAACTACATAGATCATTAAACAGACAAGAATCAGATATAGAAATGCACATTCCGATTACCAAcgaatctccaaaagatagccaATTTCACATGATCAACATAAACGATGGACATGTTTAAATTAGATTACTAAAAACTTGAAAATAAAGATAGAGACGGCGGAGCTTCCTCGTCGGCCAATTGCCCTTCCGGTCGCCAGCTCTGCTATAGGCGTCCGCGGCAAGAGGAGGGTCGTCGGAgtcgttagaagaagaagaagaagaagaagaagaagaagaagaagaataagaagaaaagaagaagaagaagaataagaagaagagaTTACGATGCAACCCTTCAAACATCGGACAACTCGACCCTGCTTGCGCTTGAGCTTGGCCACCCTCGCTGCCTCCGCCGCCTCACGCCCGGACTACTCAATGGCTAGCCCGAGCGCCTTTGGTGTTCTTCCTCTGGAGCCAGCGAGTGTCCGTCTCTATGGTCGTAAGTGACCGGTGGTAGACCCACACGAGGAGCCACTCGTGCTCATCGGGCACCGCCGGTAACCCACGGCGTGATACGTTGCTACTTGTGTTAGACattgggatttccccgaagaggaagggtgatgtagtatagtagcagatagtatttccctcaattaagaaccaaggtttattGAACCAGTATGAGACACACACAAACAAATGTAAGCCGTACctgcacacacacgcacacacaacaaatacttgcacccaacgcgggcaagagggttgtcaatccccttgtagTCGTTAATTGTAAGGATTAATTCTaatagtgatagatagataaaacaaaataaataaataaattgcagcatgTATTTTAGGGTTTCAGTAAATATAAAGTGAAGGGACCCAGGGGCCATAGCAttcactagaggcatctctctcaTGAGCATAGTACGGTGagtagacaaattactgttggacaattgACATAATAGCGGATAGTCATGATGATTCTTCATGGCATGATCGATACATAGGCATTACGTCCGGGACAAGTAGACCGTTAATCTTACTaaatctactactattactccacccctcgatcgctatccagcatgcatcttgagatattaagttcataacaaacAGAGCAATGCTTGAAGTATGATGACATAATATAGACAAAGTAAAATCAACTAATATGATTGAACCCCATTGTTTTActcttagtagcaacaatacaaatacatgcCTTGCAACTCCTCCTGCCACAGAgtaaggacaccacaagattgaacctactaccaagcacctctcccactaaagataaatcaatctaatTGGCCAAAAGAGATAGATAGGTCAGagagaaatacaaggctataaaatcacacataataaatctcagagaagactcaattaattttaattaataatctgatcataaactcataattcatcggatcccaataaacacacttcaaagattacatcaaatagatctccgaAGAGATCTGATGGCCTGCAAGTGCACAGGGTTTAGTTGTAGCCTTTTCGAAGTAAGATTATCGATCCCACATGGAGCACAGGAATCAGACTTTTGCCTCTTGTAATGAATTATGTATTTTTGTGCCTGCAGATAATAGTAGACTTCAAGCAAAGTGAGGGCGGAAGTAAATTGTAATTGAGTAGTGGAATAAGCTTTAAAGTAaataacataaaagtaaatagagaACATTAGCTAGAGTGACTGATGGAACAATAGAGGAGTAAGGTGTTCTCAGGGAGTCCGGAATCCCCATTGTTATGTTTCCAGCGCACCTATGCATAGTCATAGTATAGTATGGATACTTGACCCACTCTTGATGATTATGCTAGGTGGAGCTGGGTACAGAACACGTTCTACTCAAGTTAGACTTCGTGCACGCACGCCACCATCATAGTCTCCCCCATAGTGTTACAACTCATGATAATTAAGGGTTTACCTCGTGGACACGACCTCTGTAAGGGTTCTCCGTAACTCCCCTATCAATTGCAAAGGTTAGGAGCAAAGCCTCTTACTGTCACCTCGAATTACCTTCACATCCTAGCCCTTTACAACCACAGTGATATACTTCGTGGCCATAAGGAAAAAATGCTGAGTGGGGCCCTTCAAAACATTCACAAAGTTATTAAACTAAGCATTCAACAAAGGATCTCATATTCAAAATTACAATTCAGGTCCTACACATACCAAGGTTAAGCCATACCCCCGAGAACTAGGGGTCTACTCACACATGGAGGCAACAAACATCATGACAAAGGTGATGGCAAACATGGGTGgatgatatgtccattttgcatcatgttttcctactgttatttgtaatgtttttatgcataataatgctttatggagtaattctaatgcattttctctcataatatgcaaggtttacacaaagagggagaatgccggcaactggaattctggacctgaaaaagctacatcagagcttgtaagggaatatttctccctaagtggttttggtgattgatgacaatgcatttgcggactaatcgtgtgcattgagcatttcaggtATCTCATGTCTAGGCACTAGACAATTCGATGCCCCTCGGAGCCTATCGAAGACGACGGTTCTCTAAGTTTGTTTTCGATGGATTTGAGTCAAAgtaaagccgtactattaagagggggtccgcttcggaaaggtatgggtggaatcaacacgtacacaacCCCATATGCACCCACATCCTCCTTTCTCTTTTCCGGAACTTTTCCATGTTTTCTGTGGTGTTTCAGCATCttgccagcggtagtaccgctgggtaCTTCCGGGGCACTACCGCTTAGGGTTTCCCCGAGCGTGCAACGTTCTATTGTCGGTCTATAATTCACGGTAGTCGGGCGGTAGTAGCATGGTAGTACCGCTTCGGCGGTACTACAGCCTGTGCTACCGTCTCCACTACCGCTTGCAGGGTTTTCCTCCGTGCAAGGTTCTGTTCCCACTTTGCTCCAAGCGGTAGTAGAGAGGCACTAGGACCGTTTTACCGCTTCGCACGGTACTACCGTCTCTGGCAGCCTCTACTACCGCTGCCTCTCTAGGTCTAAAACCCTAGGCGGTAGTACCACCGAGgttagcggtagtaccgctctggcgGCACTACCGTTGATACACTCTGTGTATTTATAGGCTTGTGCGGAGTAGTACCgcctaagcggtagtaccgctcctaggagcggtagtaccgcttagctaCGGGCACTGGGCAGAAAATGGTTGGATTTTGGTTCCCCTatataagggggggggggggtcttctTCTTCCTAGGGTTGACCTCTTCCCCCCAAGCTCCATTGCCTTTCAAAAGCTCATccttgcccgatctctctccctagccaatcaaacttgttgattttctagggattggttgagaaggccccgatctacacttccaccaagagaaatttgattcccccactaatcccttgcagatcttgttactcttgggtgtttgagcaccctagacggttgaggtcacctcggagccatattccattgtggtgaagctccatggttttgttgggagcctccaattcggttgtggagagagccccaaccttgtttgtaaaggttcggtcgccgccttcaagggcaccaatagtggaattgcggcatctcgcattgtgtgagggcgtgaggagaatacggtggccctagtggcttcttgcggagcattgtgcctccacaccgctccaacggagacgtacttcctctcaaagggaaggaactttggtaacacatcctcgtctccaccggctccactcttggttatctcttacctttacttgtgcaagattttattgtgttgtatcccttgcttgcttgtgtgcttgttgttgttgcatcatataggttgctcacctagttgcacatcTAGAAAACCTATTTTGTTGCTAAGTTTAATTTGGTTAAGAAAAGATAAAaatgttagttgcctattcacccccctctagtcaagtatatcaatcctttcaattggtatcagagcctcataTCTTTATTAAGGAATTTGCCGTCCGAAGAATATGGTTGACACCACAGACGAGGTGGAGGAGCACCCTGGTGCGAGTCCCACTTTGTCTGCGGCCGAAGGGGGATtctcggtctctcgtgaggagttcaatgtggccttggacacattgaaaaTCTCCATGAAGGCCGAGGTCAAAGGCATGCTTAAGAATTTTCTTGATGGtcttaaattatccaccgcaccattggaagtggtcgatcccactaacaaggtgacagATGCTAACTCCAACAAGGTGGAAGCTACTAGTGATCAAGTTCCTTTGACTAGTGGTAGAAGTGGaaatggcatctttgcccatgttgaaCCTCCTCTTACTTATGGAGGACCGGTTCCCTCCACGCATATGAATCATGTTGGTCCTCCTCCTAAGCTTGTGAAAAACTGAGGATTTTGCCTCTTGGGTGTATCGCTTTAAACATCATTTAAACCATAGttctactaatctttggagaattatTGAGCAAGGTTTCTACCTACACGACCCAAGcgacttcactcctagagaagccgcggatcatcaattcaacgagTCCGCTCTCTTCATTCTCCAAGAAGTAATTCCACCCGAAGATATTGCGCACCTCCGACCTTTCACagtggccaaggaagcatggcaacatgttgtgtccatttacaagggaagcacaagcattcaacgctcaaactttgaagtggtgcaagatgaagccgatgagtttgcaatgattgaagatgaagaacctcgagAGCTTTACCGAAGATTaaccactctcgcggtctcagtccgagatcatgggagcaaggatacggatgaaAATTGGATCAAGCAcaagtttctcaaggccatgatgccgtaccataaggccatgtcctccgtcatccgtcaaaggccggactttcaCGCCTTGTCCtgaagtgaagtgttggatgagtttgttgcaatgaggatcttggacaagaccgccaaCAATGCGGTGTTGCATTATCAACGAGCAAAGAAGCCCAcccttgctttgaaggccaaggctagTGTGGGAGAAGAgggtgaagaggaagaagaggagtgTTGCCCCGAAGATACCAAATATGactatcatgagcacatggctctcgcttcacggcaattttggagcaagaagaactcaaggcccaacttcaacaagaacaactcaagtggcgccaaaggcaagcaacgtgtgaggacttgctacaattgtggcaatg contains:
- the LOC109739195 gene encoding uncharacterized protein produces the protein MAPLTGAAIASYSILLLMLVPWAQGQGQPPEASEEAWAEGQPPEASEEALTMLLSESGCGAFAGLVTATAGVGEAFREQSGSDLGLTIFCPDDEAVAAFIPRFNGLTADGQVVLVLYHGLTMAYSVEMLRSDGRVFTLDGGQMVPIREHRGTLTLFSWPPPSRNEAISLSTSSTPC